The Hymenobacter oligotrophus genome segment TTGGTGCCCGTTAGGCTAAGCTGCACCGGCACACCGCCTAGGTGCACGGTGGCGCCTACCTCGGCCCCGAGCAAGCCGTAGCCATCGGGGGCGGGTAGGGGGTCGTAAAGGGCGCTGGGCACGCGCGTTTGGCGGCGGGTAGCACCTAGGGTTAGCTGCGCGAAACGTTGGGTGAGGCGGGCAGCGGGGCGGCCGGCCCACTCGCGGCGCACGGCCAGCTCAAAACGGTCGGCTGGTACGTACACCAAGTAATCATCGAGCCGCAGGTTGCGGGCCCGCACCAGCGCCGCTTTGCCACTCACAAGCCATCCCGCAGCCGGCGTGTAAGCTAGCGAAGCATCGAGCCCGCGGAACACGGCATCGGTTTGCTGGTAGCGCCACGGCCGAAACACGCCCTGAATGGTGGTTACCGGCTGCCCGATTACTTGGTAGATGTACCCGTCGATGTGGTTCTGGTACACCGTCAGCTCGCCGTTCAGGCGCGGGTTGGCGTGCAGCGTAGCAGTAAGGTTCAGGTTGCGGGCGGTTTCGGGCTGCAGTTGCGGCGCCCCGGCTGGGCGCGCTACGTCGTAGCCTTCCTCGTACAAGCCGTTGTGCACGCCCTGCGCGTACCGCTCGTTGGGGGCGGGGGCCCGGCGCACCAGCGCGGCATCGGCCCGCAGCGTAAAGTGCGGCGACACCTCGTACACGGCGCCCAGCGAGGCCGAGGGCGTCCAGAATTGAAAGCGCTGCCGCTCCACCCCGTAAAACAAGCTCGAATCGGCCGCGAAACCCCGGATAAGGCGTTTGGTGGCTAGGTCGCGGCGGTCGAGGCGCACCCCGGCCTCCAGCGTCAGCTGCTCGTGCTGCCACCGCTCAATAGCAAAAGCGCCGCCCACCCAGTTGTTGTAGAACGGGATGAACTGCCGGCTGCCCGGCGCGTAGCGGTTGTGCTGGTAAGTGCCGCTCAGCCCCACGGTACCGCTGAAGTTGCCTAGGTGCGGGTGCTCCCAAGCCACATCGGCCGTGGTGGTGTAGTTGAGGTAGCTGAGCTGGGGCAGGTTTTTGCGGCCGGCCGCGCTGCCGCTTCGCACCACATCGTACTCGTCGCGGTAGTCTTGCTGATGCGCTAGCGTGGCCGTAAGCTTTCCGCCGTGCCCGGTTTTCACAAAGCCCGTCAGCTTGGCCAAATCGTGGCGCACCTGCTGGTACGGCCGCGCAATGTTGTAGCCGAACGAACCCAGCCCTACGGGCCGCCCGCGCTCGGTGGCGGTTTGCAAATCGGCGAGGTTGCCCACAATGGCCGCCTGCAAAATGCCCATGCGCGCGTTGAACTGGCTGTAGAACACCTCCAGGCCATAGCTATCCTTGCGCCAACCTAGGGCGGCCGCAAAGTTTCGCTCGCGGTAAGCAGTGTTCTCGAGCCAATAATCGGGCGTGCGGGTGTTGCCGGCTTGCTTTAGGGTGCCCTGCACGCGCCAACTCAGGGCCGGCAAGCGGCGCAAATTGCCCTCAACGGTGGTGGCCACGGTAGCCAGGCCGTTGTTGCTGGCGCCCACCAAGTTCAGCTCGGCGCCCACGCCGGCCGAGTCGCGCAGGGGCTTGGGTTGCACCAGCACCACGCCGCCCACGGCATCGGAGCCGTAGCGCACGCCGGCGGCGCCTTTCACCACCGTCAGCTCGGAGGCCACAAACGGGTCGATTTCGGGGCCGTGCTCCTGGCCCCATTGCTGGCCCTCTTGCCGCACGCCGTTGTTCATGATGGCCACGCGGTTGGAGTGCAAGCCGTGGATGATCGGTTTGAACACACTTGGCCCCGTTTGGATGGCCGATACCCCGGCAATCTTTTGCAGCGCTTCGCCTAGGGCCTGGCCCCGTGTGGCTTGCAGCGCTTGCCCTGCGAGCGTGCCAGCCGCCTGCGTTTGCGGCCCAACCACCCGTTCGCCGCGCACCACGGCGCTCCGCAGCTTGATAGCGCTTGGGTGCAGGGCGAAGTTGCGCACGGTGGCAGCACCCACGCGCAGCTCGGCCTCTTCGGCTTCGTAACCCACGAAGCGAACCTGCACCCGGTAAGCACCGGCGCACACATGAAAATGAAAGTGGCCTTCCGAATCGGCTTGGGTGGCTTCCTGCGTGGGTAGCAATACTACCGTGGCGCCTGCCAGCCCTTCGCCCGATTCATGGTCCGTTACGCGGCCGGCCAACGGCAAGGTGCACGTGCTTTGGGCAGCAGCCGCACAGGCTACACCCCAGCACAGCCCCGCCCAAAGCAGGACCGCCGCAAGGCGGAAAAGCATGAAGTAGGAGGAAAGATGCCCGAATACTAAACAGGGGGCTGTGCACGTGGCTGCTACCGCCGCTAGGGTAGCTTAGGTGCACAGCACACCTAGGCCCAGCTGCTCGGCAGCCTGGGCACTCAGTAAATTAGGCGCAAGCCGGCGGGCCTCGGAGGTACGCCGTCGCGGGCGTGGCGCTTTCCCAAACCGAGTACTGCAGCGCGGCTTTCAGCGGCGCGTAGCGGTGTACTACCGGTTGCAGCACCAGCTCCGGCGTGGGCTGGAACGGCACGTCGAACAAGTGGTCGACGGGGCAGTGCTGGTGCTTGGCCGTGAGCAGGGCTTTGTAGCCACGGCCGGTGTGGGCGGCTTCCTTCTCGGTGTGCTGGTGGCGGTGCAACGCCAGTATAGCCGACTCCGGCAGCAGCACCCGCACGAAGCAGAGCAGCAGCAGAATGGCCAACTGAGAACGGAGTGCACGCATAAGCGGAGACGAAGCAGGTGCTTGGGCGGCTAATGTAAGGAGAAACCCGAAACCGCCGCAAATTTTCGTCTCCTTAACAAGCCCATGGGCATTTGGTTATGGCACAACGGGGTAGAGGCCTCGTGCGTAAATAATTACACCTTCTGATTTTCGTACCGCTACGCATTACTGCCCCATGAAACAACTTGTACAACGCTCCCTGCAACTGCTGGCCCGTTACCTGCGCGGCCACGCCCCGGTTAGCGCTCCAAGCGCGCCCGATCCTTTGTTTGTGTAGCCCTAGCGGCTGCGTCGGCAAGCGTTTAGCACGCCGTATTTCTTTTTCGCATAGGCTTTTGCTGCATCCGGCAAGTAGCTGCTTCAGGCGTTTGGCACGGCATTTTCATTTGCTGTGTCAAACGCCTGATTTACTGTGATGGATAACCTGTACTTCGATAGCCTAACGCTGTTTCACGACCCTGCTTTGCGCTTGCTGTACCACCGGTGGCGCGGCACCTACAACAGCCACTTGTTTCAACCGGCCGTGCGGCATATCCAAAGCTTGCTCGAGCAACGCAACGTGGAATACTGGATCGTCGACCTGAACGGCCTGCCCAACTTAGGGCTCGAGGATCAGTTTTGGATTAGCGCCGAGGTGCTGCCCCAAGTGGCGCAGCTGCCGCACTTGCGCCAGCTGGCCTTGGTGCTGAGCTCCAACGTGTACAACCAACTGGCGGCCGAGAGTATTTTGCACCTAGGAAACAGGCACTTGCAATTCGAGGTGCAGTTTTTCTCCGATACAGCTTCGGCTTTCGATTGGCTTATTAACCCGACGCTTGAGTCCGCAACGCCTGCCCAATTGTTGGCGGAGCAGGCAAGCCTGCGCCCGGTAGCGTAGCAGTTGGGCAGCGCCTTTGGCGGATGGCGGGCCGCTGCTAGCAGGGCAAAACTGCCAGCTTGGCAGCTTTGCGTACGGTTTGGGCAACTGGAATAAGGTTTGATTTCGGGGCGAGCAACGGCAGCCGTGTGTAGTGGGCTGCCTTTGTACCCGTCAAACACATCTACCCCTTACCTAACCGCTATGCAGGAAACCGGTAGCATCTCGATTCATACCGAGAACATCTTCCCCATCATCAAGAAGTTCCTGTACTCCGACCACGAGATTTTCTTGCGGGAGCTTGTTTCGAACGCCGTTGATGCCACCCAGAAGCTGAAGAGCCTTGCGCAGCTGGGCGAATACCAGGGCGAAGCCGGCGAGCTGAAGGTGACGGTGAGCGTCGATAAGGAGAAGCGCACCATCACCGTGTCGGACCGCGGCATCGGCATGACGGCCGAAGAGATTAAGAAGTACATCAACCAGATTGCCTTCTCCGGCGCTACCGAGTTCGTTGAGAAATACAAGGACAAAGACGCCGCGGCCAAAGACCAGATCATCGGTCAGTTTGGCCTAGGTTTCTATTCGGCTTTCATGGTAGCCAAGGAAGTCGAAATCTTCTCGAAGAGCTACAAAGAAGGCACCGAAGCTGCCCGCTGGGTGTGCGACGGCAGCACCGAGTTTACGCTCGAAACCACTGAGAAGCCCGAGCGCGGCACCGATGTGGTGCTGCACGTGGCCGAGGATAGCGACGAGTTTCTGGAAGAGGCGCGCCTGCGCGGCATTCTGGAGAAGTACTGCCGCTTCCTGCCCGTTGAAATTGAGTTCGAGGGCAACGTTATCAACCAAACGCAGCCGCTCTGGACCAAGCAGCCTTCGGAGCTGACCGACGAAGACTACACCAAGTTCTACCAGGAGCTGTACCCGTTCTCGGAAAAGCCGCTGTTTTGGATTCACCTGAACGTGGATTACCCCTTCAACCTCACGGGTATTCTGTACTTCCCGAAGGTGAAGGACGAGTTGCAACTGCAGCGCAACAAAATTCAGCTGTACTCGCGCCAGGTGTTTATCACCGACGAGGTGAAGGACGTGGTGCCCGAGTTCCTGATGCTGCTGCACGGTGTGCTCGACTCGCCCGATATTCCGCTGAACGTGTCGCGTAGCTTCCTGCAGGCCGACGCGAACGTGCGTAAGATCAACCAGTACATCACCAAAAAGGTAGCCGATAAGCTGGCCGAAATCTTCCGCAAGGAGCGCAGCTCGTTCGAGGAGAAGTGGGGCGACATCAACTTGTTCGTGAAGTACGGCATGCTGTCGGACGACAAGTTCTACGACCGTGCCAAGGACTTTGGGCTGCTGCAGAGCATAGCCGGTAAGTTCTACACCTTCAACGAGTACAAAGAGTTGGTGCAGGCCAACCAAGTGGACAAGAACGGCCAGAGCGTGCTGCTCTACACCACCGACGAAGAAGCCCAGCACGCCTACGTGGTAGCGGCCCAAGAGCGCGGATACGACGTGCTCAACTTCAACGGTCCGCTCGATCCGCACTTCATCGGCCTGCTCGAGCAAAAGCTGGAGAAAACCACCTTCAAGCGCGTTGATGCCGATACTATCAGCAAGCTCATCGAGAAAGAGGAAACCGCCGAAAGCGTGCTCTCCGACGAGGAGAAAACCAAGCTGCAGGAGCTGTTCGCCAAAGCCATCAGCAACGAGCACATGCACGTGCAGGTAGAGGCCCTGGCCCCGCAAGATGCCCCGGTTATCATCACGTTGCCCGAGTTTATGCGCCGCATGAAGGACATGCAGCGCGTAGGGAGCGGCGGTGGCATGGCCATGTTCGGCTCGCTGCCCGATAGCTACACCGTGAGCGTGAATGCCAACAACCCCGTGGCCCAGCGCGTGCTGAAGGCCGACGAGGAGGCTGCCACCAAACTGGCCAAACAAGCCTTCGACTTGGCCTTGCTGGCCCAAGGTTTGCTGAAAGGCGAGGCGCTGACCCAGTTTGTGAAGCGTAGCGCCGAGCTGCTGGCCGCCGAATAACGAGTTTTGTTCCGGAGCGAAGCCGGTCTTGCAACTGCTGCGGTTGCGGGGCCGGCTTCTTCTTTTGCTGAGCTGCCGGCACCAATCGTGCAACAAAGTGTACCTGCCGAGCTTGCCCGTCGTAGAATGCTAGTGCCGACCTAGGGCACTATCAAACCCTATCTTTACGTTTCGCTACCCAAACACCTTCCTGCCTACTTCATGCGTCCGTTTCGTCTGCCGACCACGCTCTTGCTGCTGCCGCTGATGCTGCTTGGGGCCTGCGCCAAGAAGACGGTTTCCTTCAACAGCAAGCCCGAGGCTGGCGCCGTGGCCCTGCTCGCGCCCGATAGCCTAGGTGGCACCCGCGCCGATACGCTCGCGGCAACCCGCGACACGGTAAAGGCGCCCTCGCTGAGCACGGCCAAAAAGCTCAGCAAAGAAGAGCAGCGCAAAGCCGAGGAAAAGCAGAAGGAGGCTCAGCGCAAAGCCTTGGCCAAGCGCAAGAAAAACGTGTTTCTGGGCGAGCCCATCAAAAAAGGCTTTGCCAAATCGGGCGCAAAGGGGCGCAACCAGGTAATCGAAATTTTTTACTACCTGAAGGTGCCCAAGCAGCCCAACGCTTACGCGCCCAGCAAGTGGTACTTCAACGTAGCCAAGCGCCGCATCGAGAAAACGGCCTCCGCGGCCGAAGCCGACCCGGGCAAGTACAAGGTGCTGCACGGGCCTTACAGAAAGATGCAGGGCGGCAAAGTGGTGGAAACCGGCTTTTACTACGTGGGCACACGGCACCTGCGCTGGGAGCGGTACAACAAGGAAAACATCCTGCTGAGCAAAGTGCACTACGAGCAGGGTTTCCCGCGCGATGCCCACATCAGCTACTACGACGGCGGCCAAACCATGGTGAAGGAAGTTATTCCGTACATCGACGGCAAGCTTGAGGGCGAATACGTGAGCTTTAAGCCCAACGGTCAGCTCGATTGGGCCGGCGAGTTTGAGAACGGGCGCAAAGTGGGCACCTGGACGAAGTACTGGGGCTTCCGCAACCGCCGCCACTACGAATACCAGTACGGCGACTCCGGCTTCGACCCGGAGCAAGAGCCTGTGCTCGTGAAGGAGTACAACCGCAACGGCGTGCTGATTTACGAGAAAGACAAGCTCGACAAGCGCGCCGAAGACTCCCGCAATTCCTTGGCCCCGCGGCGCAACTAGGCACCTAGGCGCACAGGCTCAGAACGCGTCCTCAAACGCCTCCACCCGAAAGCCTGCCGAGTTGGGCGTAAGCGCCACAATATCAAAGCGAATGTCGGCCTGCCAATTGTGGCTGATGATGAATTGCTCGGCGGCGCGCCGGATGCGCTGCTGCTGCGCCGGCGTTACGAACGTTTCGGGGTAGCCGTAGCGCAAATCGGTGCGCACCTTCACCTCCACAAACACCAAGCGGCGGGTGCCGTCCTGCACAATCAGATCTACCTCGCTGCGGCGGTAGCGGTAGTTGCGCGCCACCACGGCGTAGCCTCGCTCGAGGTAGTAGTTGGCAGCGGCTTGCTCGCCGGTGGCACCTAGGGCAGCAGAAAGCATAAATGGCGTGCGGTGGACTTGGTTACGGTGCTTGCCAACGCTTACTCGGGCCGCGAAGTAAAGGTTTGGCAGCCCCTTGTAGCCAGTACCGCAAACGCAATACGGCAACCAAGGGCCATCAACCGCTAATAAGGCGTTACTTTTGTAGGCGACAACGCTTTCGACCTGCCGCTTGCGTGGTTGAGTTAAAAGCGCTGCAAATCCTCTGAGCTATGGAACCTGAACTGTATTCGGCCTGCGCGCAACCGGTGGCTGCGGCTGTTTCGCACCCCGAGCCGGCTGGCGTTGCCGCAACGGCCAATACGCGCGTGGTGCTGCAGCGCTTAGGTCGCGTAGCTTACGCTCCTACTTGGCAGTACCAAGAGGAGTTGCTGGCCAATTCGCTGGCCGTCAAAACGCGCAACCGCCTGGCCGAAGGCAGCGGAGCCCAGCCCGAAAGCACGCCCAACCACCTGCTGTTCTGCGAGCATCCGCCGGTATACACCCTGGGCAAAAGCGGCAAGCCCGAGCACTTGCTGCTCGACGAAGCCGGCCTGGCCGCGCACGGTGCCACCTACCACCACATCAACCGCGGCGGCGACATTACCTATCACGGCCCCGGGCAATTGGTGGGCTACCCTATTCTCGACCTAGAGAACTTCAAGCCCGATATTCACCATTACCTCCGCACGTTGGAGGAGGCCGTTATCCGCTTGCTGGCCGAGTATGGCTTATCGGCCGGGCGCATTCCGGGCCTTACCGGCGTGTGGCTCGATTTTGAAGAAGGCGCCCCGAACCCGCGCAAAATCTGCGCAATGGGCGTAAAGTGCAGCCGCTGGGTTACCATGCACGGCTTTGCGCTCAACGTCAACACCGACCTTTCGTATTTCGGCTACATCGTGCCCTGTGGCATTACCGACAAAGCCGTGACCTCGCTGCAGCAGGAACTCGGCCGCGAAATACCCTTGCGCGAAGTAGAAGACCGTTTGCTGCCCCATTTGGCTGAGCTGCTGGGAGCTGAAATTGTTGAACCCACCGCATGAAAGAAGACATCAAATTTGACCCCGTAGAAGGCGTTTCGGTAGCCATTGTTCCCGACGAGGCCGCCGCCGTAGAGGTAGGCAAACCGGGTTGGTTGGTGTATTTGCTCAACCATAACCGCTTCCCGCTCGAAAACGTCATCATTAGCTCCAATGGCTACGGCCTCGATGCCGACGGCCACGACGTGCGTACCTCAACGCTTCGGCACCACTTCCCGGAAATCGAGGCGTACTCGGCTGTGCCCATCGAACCCATCGACCCAGCTCTGTTTCACCTGAATAACCAGTACTGGGTGAGCTACTACATCGGCGGCCAGATTTTTGATAAGAAATTCATTTTCGTACCCGATTCCATCGTGGCCGATAACCTTATTCCGATTGCCCTGCTCGGCCGCGAGGGCGTGCTGCACAGCTAGCCGCCTTCGGTCGCTGTTGCGTAACTTTACTCGTCTCACTCCCGACATATGACTCCAAACGGCATAACGCTGGGGCTGGCCTTCTTGTGGGCCTTTTTGGTGGCGTTGTTCGCCGTGCCTTCGGTGATTTACATTGCTCACCTCAAAAACATGCTCGATTTGCCTAACAAGCGAACCGTGCATGCTTTGCTGACCCCGCGTCTGGGCGGCGTGGCCATTTTTGCCGGGTTCATGTCGGCCCTTACCATCTTCGCCGACCTAGGCAATGGCATTCAGCAATTGCTGGCAGGTTGTATTGTGCTGTTTTTCGTAGGCCTCAAAGACGACCTTGTATCCATCTCGCCGGCCAAAAAACTGGTTGGCCAGTTGCTTGCCACGGGCATCGTCATGTTCATGGCCGATATCCGCATTACCAGCTTTCAGGGCATTTTTGGAATCCACGAGCTGCCCGATGGCATTAGCTACGCGTTTACTTTCCTGGCCATTGCCGGCATCACCAACGCCATCAACCTGATCGACGGCCTCGACGGGCTGGCGGGCTCCATCGTTCTCATCATCGTCAGCACGTTCGGCTACTACTTCCACCGATACGGCGGCTCGGCGTTCGGCAACTACGTGTTCGTATCGGTGTGCGTAATTGGTGGTATGCTGGGCTTTTTGCGCTATAACTTCCACAAAGCCACCATTTTCATGGGCGACACCGGTTCGCTGCTTTGCGGATTTATTGTTTCGGTGCTCACCATCCAGTTCATTCAGATGGGGCTGCACACCAGCCAGCCCTTCGACGCGGCTAACCCAGCCGTAGCGGTTGGCATTCTGTTCGTGCCGTTGTTCGATACGCTGCGCGTATTTACCGTGCGCGTGCTCAACGGTACGTCGCCCTTCACCCCCGATAAGAACCACATCCACCACCGAATTCTGGCAATGGGTTTCCAGCAAATCAGCACAGTGCTGCTGCTGGCCTTGCTCAACCTCGTGGTCATTCTGTTTGTCATCAACTTTGGCTACCTAGGCAATACCTTGCTCATTGCAGGGTTGATTGCTTTTTCGTTGTTGTTGAGTGTATTCCTTGGAACATACCGCAGCCGCAGCGCGCAGCAGCGAGTCGCCTCGTAAGGCCTGGGGCAACACTTGGTGGGCGTGGTTGCTGGCGCTGCTCTTGAGCATCGGGCCGAGGCTGCTACATGCCGTTGAGTACCGCCCTTTGCCGCCAGCGCCGCCCGTAGGCCTAAGCAACGATTGGCTTATTTACGATGCGGCCGGCAACAAACTGGTGTTATACCTACCTGGGTACCACCCGCCAGCTCGTGCGTACTACCAATGGGTAGCAGTACGGCCCAACCAGCCCTTTCGCATAAGCTTTGCGGCGCGGCAGGATTTGGCCCTTTTTGTTGATAACCAATTAATTTTCCGGGCGGAATCGGCAGGCAATTACACACTCGATTTGACCCAGTTGCTGCCGAAGCCCATTAGCTACGGGCAGCATTTGCTATGCGTGTGGCACCCCGCGGCCGCCCCCGATTACGTTTCGTTTTCCAGCGCTTTGCCTGCCGAGGCAAAGACCAGCTCTTTTGCCACGGCCAACTGGTGGAAGCCGCAACTACGCGCCTCAGTTCACCAAGGCGAAAACGTATTTCTCTGCTTTCTGATTCTTATTGGGCTGATGTACGGCGCCATTCGCACCGTGTACCGCCCGGGGTTCGCGCGCATCTATGAGTTGTGGAGCAATGTCCCAGGCGAGCAAAATTTTCTGACGCGGCCCACTATTACGTGGCTCAACGTGCTGCTTATATTATTATTCTCGCTTTCGTTTGGGCTGCTGATCGTCGCAATCCATACCAACGTCCAGAATATCGTTATCCTGAAGCAGCTTTTTTCAGTTTCCGAATCGGGCCTGGTTGTACGCGTTATCCTTTACGCGGTGCTGGTATCTGTATTCGTGTTCGCTAAAGCCGTTTATATCGCTTTAATGGGTTATATATTCGATTTATCATCTTTAGTCTTAGTTCAGTATAGAGAGTTTGTTCGCAGCCTGCTGTTCATGGGGTTATTTCTTCCCATTGTGATGCTGCTGTACCTAGTACTGAATCAATCTTGGCCTGAAGGCGTGTTGTGGGTGTCTAACGGCGTGGTTTCTACCATGTTGCTGGCCACCGTTTTTAGGGTTGGCCGCACGCTTAACCGTCGCATGTCACTGCTAAATCTGCATTTGTTTTCGTACCTTTGCGCCACCGAAATCATCCCCTTGACTGTGTTGCTCAAGTTGTTGGTTATCACGTATTGAGTGAACGGCTCCTTGTTCTTTCGTCCACAGCTCCATTTCGTATCGCTTAAGCTTTACTTTCTTTAACCTCACATGGCTGAGAGCACAGACAAGCCGGGTACCGGTCGGCACGCCAAGCGCATTCGCAGCATCTTGGTTACGCAACCTAAGCCAGCCAATGATGTGTCGCCGTACTTTGCCATTGCCGAGAAATACGGCATCAAAGTAGATTTTCGCGAGTTCATCCAAGTCGATCCGGTTTCGTACAAAGACTTCCGCAAGGAAAAGGTTAACATCCTGGATCATACGGCTATTATCTTTACTAGCCGCAACGCCGTTGACCATTTCTTCCGCATTTGCCAAGAGGCTAAGCTGGAGATGCCGGCCGAAATGAAGTACTTCTGCATTTCGGAGCAAACTGCTAATTACCTGCAGAAATACATCGTGCTGCGCAAGCGCAAGCTATTTGTCGGCCTGCGTACGGCTGTCGACCTTTTCGATGTAATTAAGAAGCACAAGAACGAAAAGTTCCTGTATCCGTGCTCCGACATTCGCAAGGATGACATCCCTGAGTTTATGCGTGCCAACGGCTTCAAATTTTCCGAAGCCGTGATTTACCGCACCGTAGCCAGCGACTTGTCCGATCTGTCGGATGTGAAGTACGACTGCATAGCCTTCTTCAGCCCGTCCGGCATTAGCTCTCTGTTTGTCAACTTCCCTGACTTTGTGCAGGATGGCACGCGCATTGCCGCTTTTGGCCCTACTACGGCCAAAGCCGTACGCGACGCCGGGTTAGAGCTCGACATTGAAGCGCCACTGCCTAATGCGCCGTCCATGACGGGGGCCATCGAGGCCTACATCCGCTACCACCACGGTGCCGAAATAGCCAAGGAGCAAGCGCGCAATAACAAACAAAAAGCATAGCGCGTTTAACTGCCAACGACGAGCGGGGAGCATAACATAATAAGTGTGCTCCCCGCTCGTTTTTTCGGGGCATTTGGGCAAGGTTGTATTTTCAATACATTTGAAAGTACATACCTTATTTTCGCCATCTGCCGTAGCCACGCATACTTACAGCAGCAGTCTTTTATGAAGAGAAATCTACTTGCTACGCTTGTGCTGTCGGCTGTAGCTGGCTCTGCTGTAGCACAGCAGCAGCCGCAGTTTAGCCATTATCCTTTCAACGGGATGTACCTGAACCCAGCCTATGCCGGCATCAAGGGTCAGGGTGAATTCATTTCGATTTATCGATACCAGTACTTCAATTACAAAGCTACCCTCGACGAAGGCGGCGAGCCGAAAACGTTTATGCTGTCGGGCTCCTTGCCGGTGCGGGCCCTAGGTGGCGGCATTGGTTTCAATGCCTATCGGGACGAAATAGCCCAGTCCGATATTACATCGTTTTCCCTTTCGTATTCAAAGCATTTCAAGATCGGAGACGAAGGCCTCCTAGGTGTCGGGCTTCAGGGTATATACAACAACTGGCGGCGGGGTGGGTACCGCGCTGTCGACGAGTTCGACCCGAGTATCCCCGACAACAGCTCCGACAACAAGTTCGATGCTGGCGCGGGCGTTTGGTACGAGTCGCCGCGTTGGTATGCCGGTTTCAGTGTTAATAATCTGCTGCGTTCGCAGTACCGCTTCCAAAGCGTACCGGATAGCCTAGGCAATAGCCAAGGCAAACAAGCCAGGGCAACGGCCGAAAATCACGCGTATCTGAGCGTAGGTTATAACTTCGAGCTAACCGACGAGATTACCTTAACGCCGTCGGCCATTGGCAAACTGGTGTTGCCGGGGCGTTTTGGCGACAGCAAAAAGTTTTCACTCGATAACAACTCGTTCGAGGCAAACGTACGGGCCACCTACAACGACAAGTATTGGGGCGGGTTTGGCTATCGTTACGGAGAATCTTTTATTGGCATGGTGGGCGGATCCATACTAAAAGATAACGCTCTTCGGATTGGTTATGCGTTTGATTTAATTGCATTTAATCAGGATGCTCGTGCATTCAGTTCGCACGAAATAATGATTTCTTACCGGCTGCCTAAGCCGGGCTTAGCGATCCGCCCAGCCATCCGTACGCCGCGGTACAGCTTCTAATTGAAGGCTAATTGATGGAACTATTGGTTCGTTAAGTACCTTTGCAAAGGTATTTTGACCCAAGTGTAATAACGCAAGGCACTCAGACGTTTAACCAGCTGCCTAATCGGTTATGAAACAAACCGATGGCCTTTGGTTAAACGCTTGTTTGCGAAAAGCTTTGTCGCTAAATTTGCCAAGCGCAAAATTGTAATCTTTGGGTATCGCCGCCTGAACAGTCACTTTCACCCTCACATGAACAAGTTTCTTGGTTTGCCCCTCATTGCCTGCGTGGCCTTGATGCTGGGGGCTTGCAGCTTCGGCAAAGGCCCCACCGGCGACCTGGTGGGCGCTGAAGACCGTCCGGAATTTAACCCGCAGGAAGTGCCTTTTGGCATGGTGCCCTGCCCCGGCGGTACCTTCCACATGGGTCAAACCGACGAGGACATTGCTGCCTCGAT includes the following:
- a CDS encoding YraN family protein; the protein is MLSAALGATGEQAAANYYLERGYAVVARNYRYRRSEVDLIVQDGTRRLVFVEVKVRTDLRYGYPETFVTPAQQQRIRRAAEQFIISHNWQADIRFDIVALTPNSAGFRVEAFEDAF
- the lipB gene encoding lipoyl(octanoyl) transferase LipB, with protein sequence MEPELYSACAQPVAAAVSHPEPAGVAATANTRVVLQRLGRVAYAPTWQYQEELLANSLAVKTRNRLAEGSGAQPESTPNHLLFCEHPPVYTLGKSGKPEHLLLDEAGLAAHGATYHHINRGGDITYHGPGQLVGYPILDLENFKPDIHHYLRTLEEAVIRLLAEYGLSAGRIPGLTGVWLDFEEGAPNPRKICAMGVKCSRWVTMHGFALNVNTDLSYFGYIVPCGITDKAVTSLQQELGREIPLREVEDRLLPHLAELLGAEIVEPTA
- a CDS encoding TonB-dependent receptor — translated: MLFRLAAVLLWAGLCWGVACAAAAQSTCTLPLAGRVTDHESGEGLAGATVVLLPTQEATQADSEGHFHFHVCAGAYRVQVRFVGYEAEEAELRVGAATVRNFALHPSAIKLRSAVVRGERVVGPQTQAAGTLAGQALQATRGQALGEALQKIAGVSAIQTGPSVFKPIIHGLHSNRVAIMNNGVRQEGQQWGQEHGPEIDPFVASELTVVKGAAGVRYGSDAVGGVVLVQPKPLRDSAGVGAELNLVGASNNGLATVATTVEGNLRRLPALSWRVQGTLKQAGNTRTPDYWLENTAYRERNFAAALGWRKDSYGLEVFYSQFNARMGILQAAIVGNLADLQTATERGRPVGLGSFGYNIARPYQQVRHDLAKLTGFVKTGHGGKLTATLAHQQDYRDEYDVVRSGSAAGRKNLPQLSYLNYTTTADVAWEHPHLGNFSGTVGLSGTYQHNRYAPGSRQFIPFYNNWVGGAFAIERWQHEQLTLEAGVRLDRRDLATKRLIRGFAADSSLFYGVERQRFQFWTPSASLGAVYEVSPHFTLRADAALVRRAPAPNERYAQGVHNGLYEEGYDVARPAGAPQLQPETARNLNLTATLHANPRLNGELTVYQNHIDGYIYQVIGQPVTTIQGVFRPWRYQQTDAVFRGLDASLAYTPAAGWLVSGKAALVRARNLRLDDYLVYVPADRFELAVRREWAGRPAARLTQRFAQLTLGATRRQTRVPSALYDPLPAPDGYGLLGAEVGATVHLGGVPVQLSLTGTNLLNERYREYLNRFRYFADDMGRNITLRLQAPLNFGRRASAN
- the htpG gene encoding molecular chaperone HtpG, whose amino-acid sequence is MQETGSISIHTENIFPIIKKFLYSDHEIFLRELVSNAVDATQKLKSLAQLGEYQGEAGELKVTVSVDKEKRTITVSDRGIGMTAEEIKKYINQIAFSGATEFVEKYKDKDAAAKDQIIGQFGLGFYSAFMVAKEVEIFSKSYKEGTEAARWVCDGSTEFTLETTEKPERGTDVVLHVAEDSDEFLEEARLRGILEKYCRFLPVEIEFEGNVINQTQPLWTKQPSELTDEDYTKFYQELYPFSEKPLFWIHLNVDYPFNLTGILYFPKVKDELQLQRNKIQLYSRQVFITDEVKDVVPEFLMLLHGVLDSPDIPLNVSRSFLQADANVRKINQYITKKVADKLAEIFRKERSSFEEKWGDINLFVKYGMLSDDKFYDRAKDFGLLQSIAGKFYTFNEYKELVQANQVDKNGQSVLLYTTDEEAQHAYVVAAQERGYDVLNFNGPLDPHFIGLLEQKLEKTTFKRVDADTISKLIEKEETAESVLSDEEKTKLQELFAKAISNEHMHVQVEALAPQDAPVIITLPEFMRRMKDMQRVGSGGGMAMFGSLPDSYTVSVNANNPVAQRVLKADEEAATKLAKQAFDLALLAQGLLKGEALTQFVKRSAELLAAE
- a CDS encoding toxin-antitoxin system YwqK family antitoxin; protein product: MRPFRLPTTLLLLPLMLLGACAKKTVSFNSKPEAGAVALLAPDSLGGTRADTLAATRDTVKAPSLSTAKKLSKEEQRKAEEKQKEAQRKALAKRKKNVFLGEPIKKGFAKSGAKGRNQVIEIFYYLKVPKQPNAYAPSKWYFNVAKRRIEKTASAAEADPGKYKVLHGPYRKMQGGKVVETGFYYVGTRHLRWERYNKENILLSKVHYEQGFPRDAHISYYDGGQTMVKEVIPYIDGKLEGEYVSFKPNGQLDWAGEFENGRKVGTWTKYWGFRNRRHYEYQYGDSGFDPEQEPVLVKEYNRNGVLIYEKDKLDKRAEDSRNSLAPRRN